From Phragmites australis chromosome 5, lpPhrAust1.1, whole genome shotgun sequence, a single genomic window includes:
- the LOC133919295 gene encoding UDP-N-acetylglucosamine transporter UGNT1-like, producing the protein MAKGGGERALLLPVSADGAKGNGGGGGGGDDAALFKGSAVTRRGAAAALSYMSCSVLLVMFNKAALSSYKFPCANVITLLQMVCSTCLLYVLRRLKIISFTNSEPSVPSNSLFFVPFRILLRTTPLSLAYLLYMLASMESVRGVNVPMYTTLRRTTVVFTMTMEYFLSKQKHTPPIIGSVALIVFGAFVAGARDLSFDARGYAIVFVANITTAVYLATINRIGKSSGLNSFGLMWCNGLVCGPSVLFLTYIQGDLKRAVQFPYLYSPGFQAVLLFSCILAFLLNYTIFWNTILNSALTQSMCGNLKDFFTVGIGWVLFGGLPFDLLNVIGQGLGFLGSGLYAYCKIKGK; encoded by the exons ATGGCGAAGGGCGGCGGGGAAAGGGCCCTGCTGCTGCCGGTGTCGGCGGATGGGGCGAAGGGCaacggaggaggagggggagggggcgaCGATGCCGCTTTGTTCAAGGGGTCCGCCGTGACCCgacgcggcgccgccgccgcgctctccTACATGTCCTGCTCCG TGTTGCTAGTGATGTTTAACAAAGCAGCTCTGTCTTCGTACAAGTTCCCTTGCGCAAATGTCATTACACTCCTTCAG ATGGTGTGCTCAACGTGCCTTCTTTATGTTCTGAGACGGTTAAAGATAATCTCCTTTACAAATAGTGAACCATCAGTGCCTTCCAATTCGCTATTCTTCGTGCCGTTCAGGATATTGTTACGGACCACACCTCTTTCCTTGGCTTATTTGCTCTACATG CTAGCTTCAATGGAATCTGTCCGTGGAGTCAACGTTCCTATGTATACAACTCTACGGCGCACAACAGTAGTATTTACAATGACAATGGAGTATTTCTTATCAAAGCAGAAGCATACCCCACCTATAATCGGCAg TGTGGCTTTGATCGTATTTGGAGCATTTGTTGCTGGAGCTCGAGACTTATCATTTGATGCTCGTGGGTATGCCATTGTCTTTGTGGCCAACATTACAACAGCTGTTTATCTTGCTACTATAAACCGTATAG GAAAATCTAGTGGTCTCAATAGCTTTGGCCTGATGTGGTGCAATG GACTTGTCTGTGGACCTTCAGTACTGTTCTTGACATACATTCAGGGTGACCTAAAGAGGGCAGTGCAATTTCCCTACCTTTATTCCCCTGGGTTTCAG GCTGTGCTGCTATTTTCATGCATCCTAGCATTTCTACTGAACTACACCATCTTCTGGAACACAATCTTGAATTCTGCACTCACACAATCGATGTGTGGTAATTTGAAG GATTTCTTCACCGTTGGAATTGGTTGGGTGCTATTCGGTGGGCTTCCTTTTGATCTG CTTAATGTTATCGGGCAAGGGCTAGGCTTTCTGGGCTCTGGATTGTATGCCTACTGCAAAATTAAAGGAAAGTAG